The segment ATATCATTTCCtgcaatgtgaaaaaaaaaagaaccatgtGGATATCATGCATATTAAGAAAATCCCATAAAAGcaaatgatcaaaatatagtTGGGCAAACCTTGTCGCAAACAGGACAACTTTCACTTCTTTCCATCCATTCAAGAATGCACGAAAGATGATAGTGATGCTCGCATTTTGTGGTAAGTTTTGGATTCTCTAAATCATACTCTGCACAAGAGAAAGAAGAGTGCAGCTAAAACATCCAAATAGTAGAAGCAATTTCACTGCCATAAGCCACAAGCATACGATTAAAGAAAGAATTTAGTAAGAGCATTATACCTTCCAGACAGATAGGacaatcctcctcctcctcctcctcctcctcctcctctgttGCTGAAACAAGAGGCTCAACTAGCTTTGAAAGCTCAATTTCTAACTCCTTCGCCGAACCAGGTTCTGGATTGATTTGCACTTTGCAGTCTAAGTCCTTCGCATCTTCACACTTAGCCAAAGGTTCCCGAGTATTCAAGGCAGTGTTTTCTTGTCCAGAAGCGGAAGTTGTGGTCTGCAAAGCTCCATGGTTCTTGTCACCACGAACCTCTCTCAACCTTCCCGGGGTTTGAGGACGTCCTACAGCCGCATCAAATGGGATAGGTGCAGGAGGTGGTCTATAGGCATCAGGCACTGACGTGTCCAGGTTTGTATCAACCAAGAGCCCGGTGGATTGGAGGACAGACCCCGGTGCTTGGTGTGATGACAATGAGACATGCTCTTCTGATGTTCTGGGGTACTGCAGAGAAAACGAGTTGcgataaatataagaaaatagtaAACCTGGAACTGAGTCTAGTATACAAGCAAAATCTGGCAAGTAATATCCAATTGACCATCAGCAACATgaatatctatctatctatctataaaCGATCTCACATGAAGCACAACAAGAACAGTCAATTCCAATAAATTAATAACGTAATTTCCAGAAGATTAAAAGCAAATGACATCCCTAACGATATCTCATTAATTATCTAATATCCTAAGCAAATTGAACCTTAACAGCAACAGTTAACCAGTCATTCGCTACGAGTAGCCTACTTAACTCATGGCATCAGTATCAgttttcaattagaaaaaaacgaAGGAAAGGCAAGGGATGGATATTGAACTAACATAATAAAAAGGCGGGGCGTTATTAAATTGATCAGCAGCTCCATTAGCGGAACCACAGCAACAACCTCCCATACTATTTTCTATCTCCTCCACTGCCTCATCATCATCGTATGATTCTTCTCTCTTTATCCTCCAATCACCAACACTGTTTTCCACAATCAACAAACACAGACATCgcaataataatagtaacaaacaactaaacaataatattctccaaaaccctaaacaaaatcaaaatcaccgAATCAGAAAGTATTTGATTCACACAATCTGTAGCTCTTCGAGCTCAAACAGTTTACCTGAATCACTGGATTGAAAAAGAGAAGTTTATGAATTGGAATTACGGTGGCTTGTCTTGAGGCAAGCCAACGGGATTACGgaaatggttttcttttttcttttttggcagGGAGGAAGAGGGGGTGTACTTTCGTGTCCGAGAACGACTTTCACTGAAAAACAAGCAcattattatcttttaaaaataaataaataaatagttagCATCATTAACCCTGTTTATACGggagaatattatttttttaattcatgagatAATTAATGGcgtagaataagaaaaaaatagatgttgaTGGTGGGATTTGGTCTAACGCTCTTGGTAAACGGTGTGGGACTCTACTCGCTTTGATTTTTGGACGCCTCACCAAGTAAAATGCCCTTTGTATTTCCCTTTCACATTTCACATCTTCTTCGAAAAACAAATAGTTAGGTGCAACTCTCGTTCTTCAAGCTTCTTTGAATTTTCTCTTTCGTGAGAATCTGACAATcctttgtttatatataaaccATTTTGACTTACTTGTAATATAATCATGGATTCTCCCTTTATACGTTAAAATTAGTCTCAAGTTCAATATAggcaacaaaataataataaaatatttaaccttTATATTGCTTTGCTTTTGTCGTGTAAtgtgtgtttttgtttaaattatagatttaaaaatgcATCGCACTTAATCATATGGgatttttagataattaatttcgtaaagtttttatttatttatttggtttgatCGAAGGTTTATTTAATGGACTTTAGATTACATGACGTTGGAAGTCTCCCACAACCT is part of the Populus nigra chromosome 8, ddPopNigr1.1, whole genome shotgun sequence genome and harbors:
- the LOC133700333 gene encoding probable E3 ubiquitin-protein ligase RHB1A, with the translated sequence MGGCCCGSANGAADQFNNAPPFYYYPRTSEEHVSLSSHQAPGSVLQSTGLLVDTNLDTSVPDAYRPPPAPIPFDAAVGRPQTPGRLREVRGDKNHGALQTTTSASGQENTALNTREPLAKCEDAKDLDCKVQINPEPGSAKELEIELSKLVEPLVSATEEEEEEEEEEDCPICLEEYDLENPKLTTKCEHHYHLSCILEWMERSESCPVCDKEMIFDPPID